Proteins co-encoded in one Prunus persica cultivar Lovell chromosome G6, Prunus_persica_NCBIv2, whole genome shotgun sequence genomic window:
- the LOC18775312 gene encoding uncharacterized protein LOC18775312 isoform X2 encodes MSSDNSKDGFCKTRPVLGDLTNRPIKRGFSMISADSKPKSGDGYGNNVDSENGDSKFAKQVSLGCENIVREKCKTKIGAECNPEALSSPKGTQDSEFSPTYTATDDSSNDNSDSVTLTMSNDIAEKSSDTGDNASSVMGVADALMDNCTSIVSNSKCSGLCKNDCCDGGEKCQYGKAEQTSDVAQSIPLYEGLVTVVRGNDEKDLDDGNLASNKHGYANSSRLPGSHCCSKSHEFEKLERCTTLKGDNVAGLNVGDDFLKGCSCSFCLKDLQYQDIKGRISALKKSQKEANIFVEKSFRGKEINTEGWPHPNKTSKLEYDLSSQWRSLFLHVEDMLVHESNHLQDSYVTLKDLRDNCKTELEMTSGMPSEKQ; translated from the exons ATGAGTAGTGATAATTCCAAAGATGGGTTTTGCAAAACCCGCCCGGTTCTCGGTGATTTGACCAACCGGCCCATAAAAAGGGGGTTTTCGATGATTTCAGCTGATTCGAAACCTAAATCTGGAGATGGGTATGGTAATAATGTGGATTCTGAAAATGGGGATTCCAAATTTGCCAAGCAAGTGTCTTTAGGGTGTGAGAATATAGTAAGAGAGAAGTGTAAGACCAAAATTGGAGCAGAATGTAACCCTGAAGCTTTATCTTCCCCAAAGGGCACACAAGATTCTGAGTTTTCACCTACTTATACTGCCACTGATGATTCATCGAATGACAACAGTGACTCTGTTACCTTGACTATGTCAAATGACATTGCGGAAAAGTCCAGTGACACTGGAGATAATGCGAGCAGTGTTATGGGGGTTGCTGATGCGTTGATGGATAATTGCACGTCCATTGTTTCAAATTCCAAGTGCTCAGGACTGTGCAAGAATGACTGTTGTGATGGTGGAGAAAAATGTCAGTATGGGAAAGCGGAACAGACTTCTGATGTTGCTCAAAGCATTCCTCTATATGAAGGATTAGTCACTGTTGTTCGCGGGAATGATGAAAAGGATCTTGATGATGGTAATCTGGCATCAAACAAACATGGTTATGCCAATAGTTCGAGATTGCCTGGGTCACATTGTTGCTCAAAATCCCATgaatttgaaaaattggaaagatGCACGACTCTTAAGGGTGATAATGTTGCTGGTTTGAACGTCGGTGATGACTTTCTTAAAGGTTGCTCTTGTTCGTTTTGCTTGAAAG ACCTTCAATACCAGGATATCAAGGGTCGAATTTCTG cattgaagaagagtCAAAAGGAAGCGAACATATttgttgagaaaagtttcAGGGGAAAGGAGATTAATACTGAGGGCTGGCCTCACCCAAACAAAACGTCAAAACTTGAATATGATCTCTCGAGTCAGTGGAGATCACTCTTTCTTCACGTGGAGGATATGCTTGTTCATGAAAGCAACCATCTC CAAGACAGTTATGTCACGCTAAAAGATCTGAGAGACAACTGCAAGACGGAACTGGAAATGACGAGTGGCATGCCTTCAGAGAAACAATAG
- the LOC18775312 gene encoding uncharacterized protein LOC18775312 isoform X1 yields MSSDNSKDGFCKTRPVLGDLTNRPIKRGFSMISADSKPKSGDGYGNNVDSENGDSKFAKQVSLGCENIVREKCKTKIGAECNPEALSSPKGTQDSEFSPTYTATDDSSNDNSDSVTLTMSNDIAEKSSDTGDNASSVMGVADALMDNCTSIVSNSKCSGLCKNDCCDGGEKCQYGKAEQTSDVAQSIPLYEGLVTVVRGNDEKDLDDGNLASNKHGYANSSRLPGSHCCSKSHEFEKLERCTTLKGDNVAGLNVGDDFLKGCSCSFCLKAAHILSDLQYQDIKGRISALKKSQKEANIFVEKSFRGKEINTEGWPHPNKTSKLEYDLSSQWRSLFLHVEDMLVHESNHLQDSYVTLKDLRDNCKTELEMTSGMPSEKQ; encoded by the exons ATGAGTAGTGATAATTCCAAAGATGGGTTTTGCAAAACCCGCCCGGTTCTCGGTGATTTGACCAACCGGCCCATAAAAAGGGGGTTTTCGATGATTTCAGCTGATTCGAAACCTAAATCTGGAGATGGGTATGGTAATAATGTGGATTCTGAAAATGGGGATTCCAAATTTGCCAAGCAAGTGTCTTTAGGGTGTGAGAATATAGTAAGAGAGAAGTGTAAGACCAAAATTGGAGCAGAATGTAACCCTGAAGCTTTATCTTCCCCAAAGGGCACACAAGATTCTGAGTTTTCACCTACTTATACTGCCACTGATGATTCATCGAATGACAACAGTGACTCTGTTACCTTGACTATGTCAAATGACATTGCGGAAAAGTCCAGTGACACTGGAGATAATGCGAGCAGTGTTATGGGGGTTGCTGATGCGTTGATGGATAATTGCACGTCCATTGTTTCAAATTCCAAGTGCTCAGGACTGTGCAAGAATGACTGTTGTGATGGTGGAGAAAAATGTCAGTATGGGAAAGCGGAACAGACTTCTGATGTTGCTCAAAGCATTCCTCTATATGAAGGATTAGTCACTGTTGTTCGCGGGAATGATGAAAAGGATCTTGATGATGGTAATCTGGCATCAAACAAACATGGTTATGCCAATAGTTCGAGATTGCCTGGGTCACATTGTTGCTCAAAATCCCATgaatttgaaaaattggaaagatGCACGACTCTTAAGGGTGATAATGTTGCTGGTTTGAACGTCGGTGATGACTTTCTTAAAGGTTGCTCTTGTTCGTTTTGCTTGAAAG CCGCTCACATTTTGTCAGACCTTCAATACCAGGATATCAAGGGTCGAATTTCTG cattgaagaagagtCAAAAGGAAGCGAACATATttgttgagaaaagtttcAGGGGAAAGGAGATTAATACTGAGGGCTGGCCTCACCCAAACAAAACGTCAAAACTTGAATATGATCTCTCGAGTCAGTGGAGATCACTCTTTCTTCACGTGGAGGATATGCTTGTTCATGAAAGCAACCATCTC CAAGACAGTTATGTCACGCTAAAAGATCTGAGAGACAACTGCAAGACGGAACTGGAAATGACGAGTGGCATGCCTTCAGAGAAACAATAG